Genomic DNA from Stigmatella aurantiaca:
CATCAACGCGTATGGGCCGACGGAGGTGACAGTCTGCGCGACGCTGACGCAGGGGCCGGTGGAAGCCGAGCGGGTGAGCATCGGGGAGCCGCTGGCGGGGGCCCGGGTGTACGTGCTGGACGGAGGCTTGCGGCCGGTGCCGGTGGGGGTGGCCGGAGAGCTGTACGTGGGAGGGGCTGGGGTGGCGCGAGGCTACCTGGGCCGAGCGGACCTGACGGCGGAGCGATTCCTGCCGGATGAGTTCAGCGGGGAGCCCGGGGCGAGGCTGTACCGGACGGGGGACGTGGTGAGGTGGCAGGAGGGGGGAAGGCTGGAGTACGTGGGCCGGCGCGACGGGCAGTGGAAGGTGCGCGGGATGAGGTTGGAGGTGGGGGAGGTGGAGGCGGTGCTGGCCGAGTGCCCCGGGGTGAGGGAAGCGGCGGTGGGGGTGAAGGAGGTAGGGGGCGACAAGCGCCTGGTGGCGTATGTGGCCGGGGAGGTGGAAGCGGACGGGGTGCGGGAGTGGATGAGAGGGCAGCTGCCCGAGTACATGGTGCCGGCCACCTACGTCATACTGGACACGCTGCCGTTGACCACCAGCGGCAAGGTGGACCGAGCGAAGCTGCCGGAGCCAGAGCAGGCGGGGAGGGGCAAGGCGTACGTCCCACCGCGCACGCCCATGGAGCAGATTGTGGCGGACCTGTGGGCGGGGCTGCTGCAAGTCGAGCGCGTGGGGGCCACCGACAACTTCTTTGATCTCGGAGGCCACTCCCTCATCGCGACGCAGTTCATGTCGCGGATTGGCGCGCTCTTCGGGCGTGAGCTCGCACTGGCGGCCATTTTCGAGTGCCCCACCGTCGCCGCGCTGGCGTCAAAGCTCTCCGAATCCGGGCAGACCCAGGCCGCGTCGCTTCCGCCCGTCCTCCACACGCCACCCGTCGAGCAGTTGCCCTTGTCCTTCTGCCAGGAGGTCTATTGGTCTCCGGAGCAAGGAGGCGCGGACAATCCGTTGAACTCCTCGCCCGTGGCGCTGCGCTTGGACGGTGCGCTCGACGTGGAGGCCCTGCGGCGGGGCATCGAGGAGATCGTCCGCCGGCACGAGAGCCTGCGCACCTGCTTCCCGCTCGTGGACGGAATACCGGTACAGCGCATTCTGCCCCCCGCGCCCCTGACGCTGGACGCGGTGGACCTCGGCGCCTCGGAAGCCGGCCAGGAGGCGGAATTGAGGCGCCTCCTCCGGACGGAGATGGACCGTCCGTTTGACCTGTCGCGCGGACCGCTGGTGCGGTGTCTGCTCTACCGCCTGTCCCCAGTGGCGCACGTGCTGCTGGTGAACATGCACCATGCCGTCACGGACTTCGTCTCGTTCTCCGTCTTTGCCTCCGAACTGGCGATGCTCTACGCGGCGTTCCGCGAGGGCCATCCGTCACCGCTGCCGGAGCTGCCCCTGCAATATCAGGACTTCACGCGCTGGCAGCACGCCTGGCTGAAGGAAGGTGCGCTGGAGCGGCTGCGTGAGTACTGGGCGCGCACGCTCGCCGGTGCCACCGAGGACGTGAACCTGCCCACGGACTTCCCGCGGCCCCGGCACGAGAGCTGCCGGGGCGAGAGCCTGGAACGGGCGCTCCCCCCGGAGCTCGCGGCGAGCCTCCGCGCCGTGTGCCGCCAGGAGGGCGTCACCCTGTTCATGCTCCTGCTGGCGGCCTTCCAGGTGCTGCTGGCCCGCCAATCCGGCCAGCAGGACGTGCGGGTCGGCTTCGCGCACGCGCAGCGCCTGCGACCGGAGCTTGACCGGCTCATCGGCATGTTCGCCGGCTATCTCGTCATCCGGACCGACCTCCGGGGATGCGGCACGTTCCGCGAGGTGCTCGGCAGGGTGCGCACCCAGTACCTGGAGGCCTTCACCCACCAGGGGTTGCCGCACACGGAGCTGGTCCGGCTGCTGCCCGGCCTGTGCCGCATCGGCTTTACATTCTCCGACCAGGAGGCGCGCCCCACGGGTGTACCGGGCCTGGACGTGCGGCCCCTCATGCAGACGCGTGGGTGGACGCTCTATGACCTGAAGCTGGGAGTCTCTGACGGCCCTGCGGGGCTGGTCGCGACGCTCGAATACAAGACCGAGCTGTTCCGGCCTGAATCCATCTCCGCGCTGCTTGGCGGCTGGGTGCGGCTGCTCGAAGATATCATCCCCCGTGTGGAGCTGCCCCTGGTGGACTCCCCGAAGTCTCTCCTTCCCGATGTTTGAGGATCTCTCGATGACGCTGCAGCGGGTCAACATGTTCGTGGAGTCGGAGCCGGGCCGTACGGCCTCCGGAGTCATCAACGGGCTTATCCAGGAGGAGCTGAAGTCGCTCGGAATGGACGTCACCTCCTATTACAAGCACCACCTGGGCCGGTCCGACATGCTGATGCCGGTGGCCACCACGGCCCGTACGGTCCAACTCAAGGGGACGCCGCCCGCGGACCTCGCTGTCTACTGTGACCAGGGCTTGTGGATCCGCTCGCCCGGCCCGGCCATCGCGAAAAAGACGATGGTGGTCTTCCACGGGCTCATCGGTGGACAGAGCCTCTGGTTGGACAACCCCGCCGTGAATCAGTACTGCACCTACTCGCGCTACATGCGCGAAGTGCTCGTCTCCCTCCTGACCATGCCAGACGTGCGCCGCCGGGACTGCCTGGATCCCCAGGGCTTTTACAAGGTGAGCAACTTCGCCGCGGGGCTGCCCTGTGTGGCCAACAGCAACGGCGACGCGCGCATGTTGGGCTCCGAGCTTCCGGAGCAGATTGTCCGGTCAGTCGAAGCGGGGGACGTCCTGGGCCACGCGCTGCAGCCGCGGAAGCCGGACTGGTATGCCGTCCTCAACATCCTGGTGCACCTCAACCTGATGTCGCGGGAAGAGGGGGGCCCGCGCTACCGCTTGGTCGTCGACGCCGAGGACTTTGCCCTCATCGATTACTCCTTCAGCCATGGCTTCCCGTTCGACATGGCCGGGCCGCGCTCGCTGCTGGACGCGCTGGGCATGACGGTGGGGGAGCTGCTCATCCCCGTACGCTTCCTCAACCAGGCCGCGCTCTTCCAGTTCTTCAAGCTCATGAAGTTCGGTCTCTCGTACAACATCTACCCGGAGCCCTTTGGCTTCTACCCCTTGGAGTCCATCTTCTACGGCTGCCCCGTCTACACGAACGGTATCGGCAACAACCGGTTCAACCTTCCGCCGGGCCACGGCATGCGCGTCATCGAGAGTGTGGACATGGCCTTCGGAGACCCCGCTGCCTTCCAGGAGGTCGCCAAGACCATCATCCAGGATGTCCGCTCCCGCGACACCGTCACCCAGGAGTGCGCGCGCGGGCGCGAGTATGTTCAGGGCCACTTCCGCCGCGAAGACTTCTCGCGAACGTGGCAGGCGTGCCTGGCGCGCATCAGCCAGCCACTGCCGGAGGCAGAGCCCTTCGAGTCACTGCACGTGCAGCGCAGCCCCATGGTCCGTCAGATTGACGAGGAGACGGGCCGCGTCGTCAGCGACTTCGAGCGCCTGACCCTTGAGCCGCGCGAGTTGGGAATCGTGCGGGAGGCGGTGGGGCGGCCCATGGGCGAGGTGTTGAACGGCCTCCGCGACGCGGACGTGGACCTGCTCCAGGGGCTCTTCTCCCGGGCCGTCCTGACGCTGCGGCCGAAGGACTACGACATGGGCCTTTGAGCGGTGCGGGGCGCCGGAGGCTACTCCGCGGCCTGCATGGCCTTCACAGGTGAGACCCGCGTCGCCAAAATTGCTGGGTACAGGGTGGAGAGCACGCTCACCCCAAGCACCATCACGTACCCGGCAATCAGGTTGGCCGCCGAGATCGACGGGAACAACCGGGGCCCCGAGAAGAAGAAGTGCATCTCGTCGGAGAGGGCGGGGAGCCCGGTGTGGCCCAGGTAGTTCATGAGCAGCACGCTGGCCAGCGCTCCAAGCGAGCCGAAGGTGGTTCCGAGGAGAAGGGTCTCCGTGATGATCATCCAGCGGACGAATCCCCGCTGGGCCCCGATGGCACGCATCGTCCCGATCTCGTGAACCCGCTGAAGTGCCGCCATCATCATGGCGTTGTTGATGACGATCAGCGCCACCACGAAGATCATGAAGACCCCGAAGTAGAGCGCGGCCTTGACCACCAGGGTGAACTGGCCAATGAGGCCCGAAGCCTGCTTCCAGGTGGCGATCCGGATGGGCAGGCCCTTGTCACGGGCGAGCTGTTCCAAGGAGGGCGCCACCACGTTCAGTGAATTTCCCGGCTTGAGCATCACCGCCGCGCTGATGACCACGCTCTGGGCCAGCGCCTCCTGGGTGTACGTGTCCCCCAGGGACTTGTCCTCACCCGGTTCGAACAGGCCCTCCTCGTCGATGTGAGACGGCGCGGCTTCCCCGACGAGGGCGCTGTCCTCGCCGAAGAACTCGGCTTCGGCACTGGCCCTGTCCACGTCCTTCACGCCGCTTTGGGTTTTGATGCGCTCGATCTCGCGTGCTTCCTCCTGGCTCTGGCCTCCCTGGAGCTTCTGGAAGGACACCAGGTCCATCAGGTTCACCGTGCCCGCGAGCGGCGATTTCTCCAACCCCTTGAACTCGATCGTCCCATAGAACGGGACGTTGACCGATTGGACGTATCCACGCGGGCTCACGTTCTGGATCGTCACCACGTCGCCAATCCGAATGCGGTAGAGCGACAGGAGCGGCGCCACTTCGGAATAGAAGAGCTGGTAGCGCTCCTGGAAGTTCTCGTCGCTGGTGTTCAACAGCAGGGCCAGCAGCTGGGCGGGATCCTGCTCCCCCACGCCGAGCCTTCGTTGCAGGCGTGACACCAGCTCCTGCGTCTTCAAGCTGTCGAGCTGGAACAGGATGTCCCGCACCTGCTTCTGGTTCCGGGCCACATGGCGCCGCAGCTCGGGGTCCTCCGCGATGCGGCGTCCCTTCACCGTGACGGCCTCGTTCAGGAGATCGAGCCGGCGCGCGATCTTGAGCTTGAACTTGTCCTCGTAGAAATACTGGCCCAGCAGCAGCCCCCGTTTACCGGGAGGTACCTGGGTGCCTTCCCGCAGGTGCATGCGATCGAAGGTGGCCTGAAAGGCCTCCAGGTCCGTTCCGATGTAGCGGATCTTGATGGTCTCCGCGTCGATCACCATCCGGGCGATCCGGTTCTCCAGGAACTCCAATGCGTCCAGCGGATCGCGATCGAACGCCGCCCAGAATGCGTCCGAGGCCGCGCGGTCCAGCGCGGCGAACTCCTCGGCATCGGTGGAGCCCGTGGCCACCTCGCGCGCTTTCTGGAGATCCTCCTGGAGGACGCGGACGCTCTGCTGCGCCAGCCGCTTGAGGCCCAGCACCTGCTCCTCGGGGGCCTTCGTGCGGATGGCGTTCCGCAACCGCGCGAACACGTCATCCAGGGCGTTGCCAGAGAGGACCAGCCCGTTGCTCACGTTGGCCGGCACGACGCTCAGGACCTCCGGTCTCGCCAGCAACTCCCGCTTGACGCGGGGGAAGTCCTCGATGGGGGGCAGGACCTGCGCCGCGCTCAGGTCCAGGTCCTCCTTCGCCTGGCTGGAGTAGACCTGGAGATCGCCGGTTCCGCTGCCGATGAGGCTGCGGGTCATGGCCCCATCGATGCTGTCCAGCATCGCCCCGCCCGCGACCACGAGGGCCGTGCCCACGAGAATGATGCCGCCGATGACGAGGTTGAGCGTGCTCGTGAACAGATTGCGGAGCGCAATCTGCACCAGGATCATCAGGGGGCCCATGGGGTCTCCGTGCCTTGCATGTGCGCGGGGCCGGTTCAGCGCGGCGCGAAGCGGATGGCGCCATCCAGCCGGATGGTCTCGCCGTTGAGCATCGTGTTCTCCACGATGTGGAGCACCAGCGATGCGAACTCATCCGGGTGGCCCATTCGCTTCGGGAAGGGGACCTGCGCTTCGAGTCCCTCCCGGACGTCCTTGGGAAAACCGCTCATCATGGGCGTGTCGAAGAGCCCTGGCGCGATGGTCATCACCCGGATTCCGTGCTCGGCGAGATCCCGGGCGATGGGCAGCGTCATCCCGATGATTCCCGCCTTCGACGCCGCGTAGGCAGCCTGGCGGGCCTGTCCGTCGTAGGCCGCGACCGATGAGGTGTTCACGATCACCCCGCGCTCGCCATCCGCGTTCGGCTCGTTCTTCGCCATCTGGGCCGCCGCGAGCCGGATGCAGTTGAAGGTGCCCACCAGGTTCACCTGGATGGGCCGGAGGAAGTCGTCCAGCTTGGCGGGCCCGAGCGCCCCCAGGGTGGGCACCGAGACGCCGATGCCCGCGCAGTTGACGAGGATCGACACCGGTCCCAGGGTCTGCTGAACGGATTGGAAGGCGGAGGCGACCGCCGAGGCATTGGTGACATCCGCTGCGAGGAACTGGGTGGGCTCACCCAGCTCCTTCGCCACCGCGGGCCCTTGCGAGTTCGGGCGATCCAGCAAGGCCACCTTCGCCCCCGCGGCTACCAGCCGCGCCGCCACGGCTTTCCCCAGTCCCGAGGCGCCTCCGGTCACGGCCGCTACCGCCCCTTGGAGCTTCACGGTTGGCCCTCCGTGGCGATCCGCAGCTCGGTCGTTCCCCGGAGCCGATGCGCCACCTCCAGCCCGCGCGTGCGCGCCTCGGTCAGCAGGGTGTCGGACTCCTTCATGCGCGGCGAGTCCGCGGGGGCTTCCGGGCCCACGATGTGCGACAGCCAGGGCTCGAGGCCCATGGCGTAGTTGTAGAGCCGCTTGGCGCCGAGGAGCTCCAGCAGCCGCACGCCCTCGCTGGCGTTGCTCCCCCGGCACCGGCGGTTCTTCTCCGCGCGCCGGTCGCGGCGCTTGGGGAACAGGGCATCGATGGTGAACGTGAGCGGAGAGCCCTCGTTCTCGGTGTTCATGAAGACCGTCTGCACTTCGCCGACCGCCTGGCGGATGTTGCGGTAGAGCGTGTCGTCCAGGTTGGCCGAGTCCGCGGCGAAGAGGATCTGCTCCTTGCCCGCGCGGATCAGGTACGCGCTCTTCGCGTGGGACAGGTCTCCATGCTCGCCCAGGAAGGGGATGGCGACGATTTCCCCATCAGGCAGCGGCAGCGAGTCGAACATCTCCATGTCGACGACCCGCTTGTAGCCCATCATCGTGGACATCAGCTTGAGCGAGACGTCCCCCACGAGCAGGCCCCGCGCACGCGGTACCACGAGGCAGTCAATTCGCCGCCGCAGGCGCAGGAGCGTCTCGGGGTTGTAGTGGTCGGCGTGGGCGTGCGTCACGAGCGCGTAGTCGATCCGGGCCGGGAGGTCCTCGTAGCTCAGACGCGACTCGCCCCCCGCGCGCGGCCGGACGCCGATCACCGGATCGATCAGGATGGAGGTTCCTTTCCACTCCACCAGCACGCACGCATGCCCCACGTACCGCACGCGCACCCCGGGCCCCGTCCACGTTTCGACCGGGGCAGGAGCGGGCGCCTCGGTCAGCAGGGAGCGCAGCACCTCCTCGTTCGGGACGGCGTCGCCGAGCAGCTCCTGGATGTGGCCCAGGGGCTGGGGGGTGCGCTCCAGCTCGAAGAGCGGGTCCACGCGCGCGTCCGTGAAGGGCACCTTCCACTCGATCTGCCGCTCGTGGGTAAGCCGAGGCGTGGTGAAGAAGGTGCGGCGCTCGGAGTCGCGCTCCAGCGCTCCGAGCTGCAGCGCCTGGAGCTGCGGCTGGTGGAACCGGCTCTTGTACGAGAGCGGCTCCAGCACCTGGATGGAGGCGCGGTTGTTGTAGTCGTAGACCAGCTCCACGAGTCCCCTCAGGGAGGGGGGGAGCTTCTGGTACAGCGGCTCCAGCGACTGGCCCTTGGCCTCGGTCCAGAGGTACGTCTGGAACTCCTCGAACGCCTCGGCCAGCTTGAGCCCCTCCTCTTGACCGGTCTGCGTCCGCTGCAGCAGCGCGCGCACTTCCGCGGCACGGGAGGCGGGCACGCCCACGAACGAACCGCCGTTGATTTCCCGCTCCGACTTCTCGTGGAAGGCCGGGTTCTGCAGGTACGCCTTCAGCAAAGGAAGCTGGAAGTTGTACGCGTTGAGACACGCGGGAATCGGCGCGAGGGTGAGCCACCAGGCCATCCAGTGGTTGACCAGGGGCTCGATGTAGGTGTGCTCGGACAGGCGGTAGGTGGCGGACATGAGGACTCCGGTTACCCGGCGTGGTGCATGGCGGTGACCGGCTTGAGACGGGCCGCCAGGAAGGAAGGGATGAGGGCGATGGCCGTGGTGCAGGCGCTGATCAGCGTGATGGAGAGCAGGGTGGCTCCGGCGTCGACCCGGAGGTACAGCCGGTCTCCCATCAGGAACAGTTGCACCGCTTGGGGGACAGGGATCTGGAGCGCATTCAGGATGGCGCAGAGGATCGTGCCCAGCACCGCGCCTGCCCCAGCGCTCAGGACGCTGAGCACCAGCGCTTCCAGGGCGAACATCCACACGACCTGTGAGCGCTGCATGCCGATCGCTCGCAGGGTTCCCACCTCCTGCGTACGTTCCCGGATGGAGATCCACAGGGTGTTCATCAAGCCCACCGCGATGGTCACGATCAGCACGAACATGAGCACGAAGCTGAGCACGTGGAGCAGGCTGCTCGTCCAGTTGACGAAGGCAACCTCGGTCTTCCAGGTCGTGACGTCCAGCCGCTGGCCCGTCCAGTCCTCCTGGCTGACCAGCTCGAGCTTCTGCCAGTAGGGCTGCTGCTCCTCTTCAAGGAGTTCGTAGTGGGCGGAGGCGAGTGCCTGGCGCAGCCGCTGCTGAACGGCGGGGGCATCGTCGAGGTCCGGGAGGTAGATCAGCAGGGCGCCCGTCGCATCGCCGTGGAGCTGATACAGCGCCCGGAGCGTGGCATTCGGGACGAAGACGTTGATCGAACTGAGCAGCCCGATGTCGCGGGCGATGGCCACCACCCGGACATCCTGGGTGTTGGTGCTGCCGCGCACGGTGACGCCGGACAGGGTGAGCATGTCCCCGGTCTTCACCTCGAGCTTCTTCGCCTGGGATTCGAACAGCAGGATGCTCCCCGGGAGGGCCAGCTCCTCCAGGTTCCCCTCGGCGAGGCGGAGGACCTGGCGGAAGACCGGCTCCTCCGCGATGTCCAGCCCGTTGAGTGCGATCTGCATGCCGTGGGTGTCACTGATCACCCGGGCGAGGCCTCTGCCGCGCTGCGACACACTGACGAGTTCCGGCACCTCGCGCTGGATGAGCTCGAGGAGCTTGGGAGCGTGCGTCACCACCGCGCTCGATTGGCCGCGCGTCACTTTGTAGAAGCCGGCGACGTTGACGTGGCCCGACATCAGCGTGGTGGCCGACTGCAGGACCGTGCTCTGGACGCCGTTGGAGAGCCCCAACAGGAAGAGCAGCAGCGC
This window encodes:
- a CDS encoding glycosyltransferase, with amino-acid sequence MTLQRVNMFVESEPGRTASGVINGLIQEELKSLGMDVTSYYKHHLGRSDMLMPVATTARTVQLKGTPPADLAVYCDQGLWIRSPGPAIAKKTMVVFHGLIGGQSLWLDNPAVNQYCTYSRYMREVLVSLLTMPDVRRRDCLDPQGFYKVSNFAAGLPCVANSNGDARMLGSELPEQIVRSVEAGDVLGHALQPRKPDWYAVLNILVHLNLMSREEGGPRYRLVVDAEDFALIDYSFSHGFPFDMAGPRSLLDALGMTVGELLIPVRFLNQAALFQFFKLMKFGLSYNIYPEPFGFYPLESIFYGCPVYTNGIGNNRFNLPPGHGMRVIESVDMAFGDPAAFQEVAKTIIQDVRSRDTVTQECARGREYVQGHFRREDFSRTWQACLARISQPLPEAEPFESLHVQRSPMVRQIDEETGRVVSDFERLTLEPRELGIVREAVGRPMGEVLNGLRDADVDLLQGLFSRAVLTLRPKDYDMGL
- a CDS encoding ABC transporter permease; this encodes MGPLMILVQIALRNLFTSTLNLVIGGIILVGTALVVAGGAMLDSIDGAMTRSLIGSGTGDLQVYSSQAKEDLDLSAAQVLPPIEDFPRVKRELLARPEVLSVVPANVSNGLVLSGNALDDVFARLRNAIRTKAPEEQVLGLKRLAQQSVRVLQEDLQKAREVATGSTDAEEFAALDRAASDAFWAAFDRDPLDALEFLENRIARMVIDAETIKIRYIGTDLEAFQATFDRMHLREGTQVPPGKRGLLLGQYFYEDKFKLKIARRLDLLNEAVTVKGRRIAEDPELRRHVARNQKQVRDILFQLDSLKTQELVSRLQRRLGVGEQDPAQLLALLLNTSDENFQERYQLFYSEVAPLLSLYRIRIGDVVTIQNVSPRGYVQSVNVPFYGTIEFKGLEKSPLAGTVNLMDLVSFQKLQGGQSQEEAREIERIKTQSGVKDVDRASAEAEFFGEDSALVGEAAPSHIDEEGLFEPGEDKSLGDTYTQEALAQSVVISAAVMLKPGNSLNVVAPSLEQLARDKGLPIRIATWKQASGLIGQFTLVVKAALYFGVFMIFVVALIVINNAMMMAALQRVHEIGTMRAIGAQRGFVRWMIITETLLLGTTFGSLGALASVLLMNYLGHTGLPALSDEMHFFFSGPRLFPSISAANLIAGYVMVLGVSVLSTLYPAILATRVSPVKAMQAAE
- a CDS encoding 3-hydroxyacyl-CoA dehydrogenase — its product is MKLQGAVAAVTGGASGLGKAVAARLVAAGAKVALLDRPNSQGPAVAKELGEPTQFLAADVTNASAVASAFQSVQQTLGPVSILVNCAGIGVSVPTLGALGPAKLDDFLRPIQVNLVGTFNCIRLAAAQMAKNEPNADGERGVIVNTSSVAAYDGQARQAAYAASKAGIIGMTLPIARDLAEHGIRVMTIAPGLFDTPMMSGFPKDVREGLEAQVPFPKRMGHPDEFASLVLHIVENTMLNGETIRLDGAIRFAPR
- a CDS encoding MBL fold metallo-hydrolase, which translates into the protein MSATYRLSEHTYIEPLVNHWMAWWLTLAPIPACLNAYNFQLPLLKAYLQNPAFHEKSEREINGGSFVGVPASRAAEVRALLQRTQTGQEEGLKLAEAFEEFQTYLWTEAKGQSLEPLYQKLPPSLRGLVELVYDYNNRASIQVLEPLSYKSRFHQPQLQALQLGALERDSERRTFFTTPRLTHERQIEWKVPFTDARVDPLFELERTPQPLGHIQELLGDAVPNEEVLRSLLTEAPAPAPVETWTGPGVRVRYVGHACVLVEWKGTSILIDPVIGVRPRAGGESRLSYEDLPARIDYALVTHAHADHYNPETLLRLRRRIDCLVVPRARGLLVGDVSLKLMSTMMGYKRVVDMEMFDSLPLPDGEIVAIPFLGEHGDLSHAKSAYLIRAGKEQILFAADSANLDDTLYRNIRQAVGEVQTVFMNTENEGSPLTFTIDALFPKRRDRRAEKNRRCRGSNASEGVRLLELLGAKRLYNYAMGLEPWLSHIVGPEAPADSPRMKESDTLLTEARTRGLEVAHRLRGTTELRIATEGQP
- a CDS encoding ABC transporter permease, which encodes MYTGAPQVLQFILLAVRNLAAHRRRTLMLGGAMAGVTALLLFLLGLSNGVQSTVLQSATTLMSGHVNVAGFYKVTRGQSSAVVTHAPKLLELIQREVPELVSVSQRGRGLARVISDTHGMQIALNGLDIAEEPVFRQVLRLAEGNLEELALPGSILLFESQAKKLEVKTGDMLTLSGVTVRGSTNTQDVRVVAIARDIGLLSSINVFVPNATLRALYQLHGDATGALLIYLPDLDDAPAVQQRLRQALASAHYELLEEEQQPYWQKLELVSQEDWTGQRLDVTTWKTEVAFVNWTSSLLHVLSFVLMFVLIVTIAVGLMNTLWISIRERTQEVGTLRAIGMQRSQVVWMFALEALVLSVLSAGAGAVLGTILCAILNALQIPVPQAVQLFLMGDRLYLRVDAGATLLSITLISACTTAIALIPSFLAARLKPVTAMHHAG